The following coding sequences are from one Passer domesticus isolate bPasDom1 chromosome 11, bPasDom1.hap1, whole genome shotgun sequence window:
- the KIF1A gene encoding kinesin-like protein KIF1A isoform X21: MAGASVKVAVRVRPFNSREMSRESKCIIQMSGSTTTILNPKQPKETPKSFSFDYSYWSHTTPADINYASQKQVYRDIGEEMLQHAFEGYNVCIFAYGQTGAGKSYTMMGKQEKDQQGIIPQLCEDLFSRINDTTNDNMSYSVEVSYMEIYCERVRDLLNPKNKGNLRVREHPLMGPYVEDLSKLAVTSYNDIQDLMDSGNKARTVAATNMNETSSRSHAVFNIIFTQKRHDAETDITTEKVSKISLVDLAGSERADSTGAKGTRLKEGANINKSLTTLGKVISALAEMDSGPNKNKKKKKTDFIPYRDSVLTWLLRENLGGNSRTAMVAALSPADINYDETLSTLRYADRAKQIRCNAVINEDPNNKLIRELKDEVARLRDLLYAQGLGDIIDTHPAAGGSKLTNAIAGISPSSSLSALSSRAASVASLHERIMFAPGSEEAIERLKETEKIIAELNETWEEKLRRTEAIRMEREALLAEMGVAMREDGGTLGVFSPKKTPHLVNLNEDPLMSECLLYYIKDGITRVGREDAEKRQDIVLSGHFIKEEHCLFRSDTKSGGEVIVTLEPCEGADTYVNGKKVTEPSVLRSGNRIIMGKSHVFRFNHPEQARQERERTPCAETPAEPVDWAFAQRELLEKQGIDMKQEMEQRLQELEDQYRREREEANYLLEQQRLDYESKLEALQKQMDSRYYPEANEEEEEPEDEVQWTEREFELALWAFRKWKWYQFTSLRDLLWGNAIFLKEANAISVELKKKVQFQFVLLTDTLYSPLPPDLLPPDAAKDREKRPFPRTIVAVEVQDQKNGATHYWTLEKLRQRLDLMREMYDRAAEVPSSVIEDCDNVVTGGDPFYDRFPWFRLVGRAFVYLSNLLYPVPLVHRVAIVSEKGEVKGFLRVAVQAISADEEAPDYGSGVRQSGTAKISFDDQHFEKFQSESCPAVGMSRSGTSQEELRIVEGQGQVSDVGPSADEVNNNTCAVTPEDLLDSPEKPAADGPLEVALDHLKLGSIFTFRVTVLQASSISAEYADIFCQFNFIHRHDEAFSTEPLKNTGRGPPLGFYHVQNIAVEVTKSFIEYIKSQPIVFEVFGHYQQHPFPPLCKDVLSPLRPSRRHFPRVMPLSKPVPATKLSTMTRPSAGPCQCKYDLMVFFEICELEANGDYIPAVVDHRGGMPCHGTFLLHQGIQRRISVTLVHETGSLIRWKEVRELVVGRIRNTPEADESLIDPNILSLNILSSGYIHPSQDDRISLGNDTRTFYQFEAAWDSSMHNSLLLNRVTPYREKIYITLSAYIEMENCTQPAVITKDFCMVFYSRDAKLPASRSIRNLFGSGSLRASESNRVTGVYELSLCRVADAGSPGMQRRRRRVLDTSVAYVRGEENLAGWRPRSDSLILDHQWELEKLSLLQEVEKTRHYLLLREKLETTQRLGMETLSPCSSEDSESRSTSCISSPLSADGAPESRTSPPETPSERQKELAVKCLRLLTHTFNREYSHSHVCISASESKLSEMSVTLMRDPSMPALGVTTLTPSSTCPSLVEGCYNAMEVRPPQVSSRAESPELEPVVEGEQKKSPARRPEEEKEPQRLLVPDIQEIRVSPIVSKKGYLHFLEPHTNGWVKRFVVVRRPYVYIYNTDKDAVERAILNLSKAQVEYSEDQQAMLKTPNTFAVCTEHRGILLQASSDKDMHDWLYAFNPLLAGSIRSKLSRRRTAQMRI; the protein is encoded by the exons ATGGCGGGAGCGTCCGTGAAGGTGGCAGTGCGCGTCCGGCCCTTCAACTCCCGGGAGATGAGCCGGGAGTCCAAGTGCATCATCCAGATGTCAGGAAGCACCACCA CTATCCTGAacccaaaacagcccaaagAGACACCAAAAAGCTTCAGCTTTGACTATTCCTACTGGTCCCACACTACG CCTGCAGACATCAACTATGCATCCCAGAAGCAAGTGTACCGGGACATTGGCGAGGAGATGCTGCAGCATGCCTTTGAAGGCTACAACGTGTGCATCTTCGCCTACGGGCAGACAGGAGCTGGCAAATCCTACACCATGATGGGCAAGCAGGAGAAGGACCAGCAAGGCATCATCCCACAG CTGTGCGAGGACCTCTTCTCCCGCATCAACGACACCACCAACGACAACATGTCCTATTCTGTGGAG GTGAGCTACATGGAGATCTACTGTGAGCGCGTGAGGGACCTGCTGAACCCCAAGAACAAGGGGAACCTGCGGGTGAGGGAGCACCCCCTTATGGGTCCGTATGTTGAGGACCTTTCCAAGCTGGCTGTGACCTCCTACAATGACATCCAGGACCTTATGGACTCTGGAAACAAAGCCCG cacagtggcTGCTACCAACATGAATGAGACCAGCAGCCGCTCCCACGCCGTGTTCAACATCATCTTCACGCAGAAGCGGCACGACGCCGAGACAGACATCACCACTGAGAAG GTCAGCAAAATCAGCTTGGTGGACCTGGCTGGGAGTGAGCGAGCTGATTCCACAGGTGCCAAGGGCACAAGGCTAAAG GAAGGAGCAAACATCAACAAGTCCTTGACCACTCTGGGGAAAGTCATCTCTGCCCTGGCAGAAATG GACTCAGGGCCCAACAAG aacaagaagaagaagaagacagATTTCATCCCGTACCGAGACTCGGTGCTGACCTGGCTGCTGCGGGAGAACCTGG GAGGCAACTCCAGAACTGCCATGGTGGCTGCTCTCAGTCCTGCTGACATCAACTACGATGAGACCCTCAGCACCCTCAG GTATGCCGACCGTGCCAAGCAGATCCGCTGCAATGCTGTCATCAATGAGGACCCCAACAACAAGCTCATCCGGGAGCTGAAGGACGAGGTGGCACGCCTGCGTGACCTTCTCTACGCCCAGGGCCTCGGGGACATCATTGACA CCCATCCTGCTGCGGGAGGATCCAAAT TGACCAATGCCATCGCTGGGATCAGCCcttcttcctccctctctgCCTTGTCCAGCCGTGCTGCCTCTGTGGCCAGCCTCCACGAGCGCATCATGTTTGCTCCAGGCAGCGAAGAGGCAATTGAAAGGCTCAAG GAAACAGAGAAGATCATTGCAGAGCTGAACGAGACGTGGGAGGAGAAGCTGCGCAGGACAGAAGCGATACGGATGGAGAG AGAAGCGTTGCTGGCCGAAATGGGGGTGGCCATGAGGGAGGATGGAGGCACCTTGGGTGTATTTTCTCCTAAAAAG ACACCACACTTGGTCAACCTCAATGAGGATCCGCTCATGTCCGAGTGTCTGCTCTACTACATCAAGGATGGGATAACAAG GGTTGGCCGGGAAGATGCTGAGAAGAGGCAGGACATCGTTCTCAGCGGGCACTTCATTAAAGAGGAGCACTGCCTGTTCCGCAGCGACACCAAATCTGGTGGTGAAG TGATAGTGACCCTGGAGCCCTGTGAAGGCGCTGACACCTACGTGAATGGCAAAAAGGTGACGGAGCCCAGCGTCCTGCGCTCAG GAAACCGCATCATCATGGGCAAGAGCCACGTCTTCCGCTTCAACCACCCCGAGCAGGCTCGGCAGGAGCGCGAGCGGACGCCGTGCGCCGAGACCCCCGCCGAGCCCGTGGACTgggcctttgcccagagagagctgctggagaagcaaGGCATCGACATGAAGCAGGAGATGGAGCAGCG tctccaggagctggaggacCAGTACCGGAGAGAGCGGGAAGAGGCAAATTACCTTCTGGAACAGCAGAGACTG GACTATGAGAGCAAACTGGAGGCACTGCAGAAGCAGATGGATTCTAGGTATTACCCTGAGGcaaatgaggaggaggaagaaccTGAGGATGAAG TGCAGTGGACCGAGCGGGAATTCGAGCTCGCCCTCTGGGCCTTTAGGAAGTGGAAGTGGTACCAGTTCACCTCCCTCCGTGACCTGCTCTGGGGCAACGCTATCTTCCTCAAGGAAGCCAATGCCATCAGCGTGGAGCTGAAAAAGAAG GTCCAGTTCCAGTTTGTGCTCCTCACGGACACGCTGTACTCGCCTCTCCCTCCCGACCTGCTGCCTCCCGATGCTGCCAAGGACCGGGAGAAGCGGCCGTTCCCGCGCACCATCGTGGCTGTGGAGGTGCAGGACCAGAAGAACGGGGCAACGCATTACTGGACCCTGGAGAAGCTGAG gcagcgCCTGGACCTGATGCGCGAGATGTACGACCGAGCAGCAGAGGTGCCTTCCAGCGTCATCGAGGACTGTGACAATGTGGTGACTGGCGGAGACCCTTTCTACGACCGCTTTCCCTGGTTCAGGCTGGTGGGCAG GGCCTTTGTCTACCTGAGCAACCTCCTGTACCCCGTGCCCCTGGTGCACCGCGTGGCCATCGTCAGCGAGAAGGGCGAGGTGAAGGGCTTCCTGCGCGTGGCTGTCCAGGCCATCTCAG CGGATGAAGAAGCCCCTGACTATGGCTCTGGTGTGCGGCAGTCGGGGACGGCCAAGATCTCCTTTGACGACCAGCACTTTGAGAAG TTCCAGTCAGAGTCGTGCCCAGCTGTGGGGATGTCTCGCTCGGGGACCTCTCAGGAGGAGCTGCGCATCGTGGAGGGCCAGGGCCAGGTCAGCGACGTGGGTCCGTCCGCCGATGAAGTCAACAACAACACCTGTGCAG TGACCCCAGAGGATCTTCTGGACAGCCCAGAGAAGCCTGCAGCAGACGGGCCACTGGAGGTGGCTTTGGACCACCTGAAGCTGGGCAGCATCTTCACTTTCCGAGTGACAGTCCTGCAAGCCTCCAGCATCTCTGCAGAATACGCTGACATCTTCTGCCAGTTCAA ctTCATCCATCGCCATGATGAGGCCTTTTCAACAGAACCCTTGAAGAACACAGGACGGGGGCCACCCCTGGGCTTCTACCACGTCCAGAAT ATCGCTGTGGAGGTGACAAAATCTTTCATCGAGTACATCAAGAGCCAGCCAATTGTGTTCGAGGTGTTTGGCCATTACCAGCAGCACCCCTTCCCACCTCTCTGCAAGGATGTCCTGAG cccactgaggccatcccgaCGCCACTTCCCTCGTGTGATGCCACTGTCCAAACCAG TGCCTGCGACAAAGCTGAGCACCATGACCCGGCCCAGTGCTGGCCCCTGCCAGTGCAAGTATGACCTGATGGTCTTCTTTGAGATCTGTGAGCTGGAGGCCAATGGAGA CTACATCCCTGCTGTTGTGGACCACCGTGGGGGCATGCCATGCCATGGGACATTCCTCCTTCATCAG GGCATCCAGAGGAGAATCAGTGTCACCTTGGTGCATGAAACGGGCAGCCTCATCCGCTGGAAGGAAGTGCGGGAGCTGGTTGTGG GTCGAATCCGGAACACGCCAGAGGCAGACGAGTCACTCATCGACCCCAACATTCTGTCCCTGAACATCCTCTCCTCCGGCTACATCCACCCCTCCCAGGACGACCG CATTTCGCTGGGAAATGACACTAG gACTTTCTACCAGTTTGAGGCGGCGTGGGATAGCTCCATGCACAACTCGCTGCTGCTCAACCGTGTCACCCCTTACCGGGAGAAGATCTACATCACCCTGTCAGCTTACATCGAG ATGGAGAACTGCACTCAGCCCGCCGTCATCACCAAAGACTTCTGCATGGTTTTCTACTCCCGGGATGCCAAACTTCCTGCCTCGCGCTCCATCCGCAATCTTTTTGGCAGCGGCAGCCTGCGGGCTTCTGAGAG CAACCGCGTGACAGGAGTCTACGAGCTCAGCCTCTGCCGCGTGGCTGATGCCGGCAGCCCAG GCATGCAGAGAAGGCGCCGGCGTGTGCTGGACACCTCAGTAGCCTACGTCCGGGGAGAGGAGAACCTGGCTGGCTGGCGGCCTCGCAGTGACAGCCTCATCCTTGACCATCAGTGGGAGCTGGAGAAACTCAGCCTTCTGCAAGAA GTGGAGAAGACAAGACACTACCTGTTACTGCGCGAGAAGCTGGAGACCACCCAGCGCCTGGGCATGGAGACCCTGTCCCCCTGCTCCAGTGAGGATTCTGAGTCCCGAAGCACATCCTGCATCTCTTCCCCACTCTCTGCTGATGGAGCACCTGAAAGCCGCACCTCtccccctgagacccccagcGAGAGGCAGAAGGAGCTGGCTGTGAAG TGTTTGCGCCTGCTCACACACACCTTCAACAGGGAGTACAGCCACAGCCACGTCTGCATCAGCGCCAGCGAGAGCAAG CTGTCTGAAATGTCCGTGACCTTGATGAGAGACCCTTCCATGCCAGCTCTTGGGGTCACCACTCTCACCCCCTCCTCGACCTGCCCCTCACTGGTGGAAGGATGTTACAATGCCATGGAGGTCAG acccccccaggTTTCCTCCAGGGCAGAGAGCCCCGAACTGGAGCCTGTGGTAGAAGGAGAGCAGAAGAAGTCCCCAGCCCGCCGGcctgaggaggagaaggagccccaGCGGTTGCTGGTGCCCGACATCCAGGAGATTCGAGTCAG TCCCATCGTCTCCAAAAAGGGCTACCTGCACTTCCTGGAGCCTCACACCAACGGATGGGTGAAACGCTTCGTGGTGGTCCGGCGTCCCTACGTCTACATCTACAACACGGACAAGGACGCGGTCGAGAGGGCCATCCTCAACCTCTCCAAGGCGCAGGTGGAGTACAGCGAGGACCAGCAGGCCATGCTCAAG ACCCCGAACACATTTGCGGTGTGCACGGAGCACCggggcatcctgctgcaggcGAGCAGTGACAAAGACATGCACGACTGGCTCTATGCTTTCAACCCTCTCCTGGCTGGATCCATAAG ATCCAAGCTGTCAAGAAGGAGAACAGCCCAGATGAGAATCTAA
- the KIF1A gene encoding kinesin-like protein KIF1A isoform X24 yields MAGASVKVAVRVRPFNSREMSRESKCIIQMSGSTTTILNPKQPKETPKSFSFDYSYWSHTTPADINYASQKQVYRDIGEEMLQHAFEGYNVCIFAYGQTGAGKSYTMMGKQEKDQQGIIPQLCEDLFSRINDTTNDNMSYSVEVSYMEIYCERVRDLLNPKNKGNLRVREHPLMGPYVEDLSKLAVTSYNDIQDLMDSGNKARTVAATNMNETSSRSHAVFNIIFTQKRHDAETDITTEKVSKISLVDLAGSERADSTGAKGTRLKEGANINKSLTTLGKVISALAEMDSGPNKNKKKKKTDFIPYRDSVLTWLLRENLGGNSRTAMVAALSPADINYDETLSTLRYADRAKQIRCNAVINEDPNNKLIRELKDEVARLRDLLYAQGLGDIIDTHPAAGGSKLTNAIAGISPSSSLSALSSRAASVASLHERIMFAPGSEEAIERLKETEKIIAELNETWEEKLRRTEAIRMEREALLAEMGVAMREDGGTLGVFSPKKTPHLVNLNEDPLMSECLLYYIKDGITRVGREDAEKRQDIVLSGHFIKEEHCLFRSDTKSGGEVIVTLEPCEGADTYVNGKKVTEPSVLRSGNRIIMGKSHVFRFNHPEQARQERERTPCAETPAEPVDWAFAQRELLEKQGIDMKQEMEQRLQELEDQYRREREEANYLLEQQRLDYESKLEALQKQMDSRYYPEANEEEEEPEDEVQWTEREFELALWAFRKWKWYQFTSLRDLLWGNAIFLKEANAISVELKKKVQFQFVLLTDTLYSPLPPDLLPPDAAKDREKRPFPRTIVAVEVQDQKNGATHYWTLEKLRQRLDLMREMYDRAAEVPSSVIEDCDNVVTGGDPFYDRFPWFRLVGRAFVYLSNLLYPVPLVHRVAIVSEKGEVKGFLRVAVQAISADEEAPDYGSGVRQSGTAKISFDDQHFEKFQSESCPAVGMSRSGTSQEELRIVEGQGQVSDVGPSADEVNNNTCAVTPEDLLDSPEKPAADGPLEVALDHLKLGSIFTFRVTVLQASSISAEYADIFCQFNFIHRHDEAFSTEPLKNTGRGPPLGFYHVQNIAVEVTKSFIEYIKSQPIVFEVFGHYQQHPFPPLCKDVLSPLRPSRRHFPRVMPLSKPVPATKLSTMTRPSAGPCQCKYDLMVFFEICELEANGDYIPAVVDHRGGMPCHGTFLLHQGIQRRISVTLVHETGSLIRWKEVRELVVGRIRNTPEADESLIDPNILSLNILSSGYIHPSQDDRTFYQFEAAWDSSMHNSLLLNRVTPYREKIYITLSAYIEMENCTQPAVITKDFCMVFYSRDAKLPASRSIRNLFGSGSLRASESNRVTGVYELSLCRVADAGSPGMQRRRRRVLDTSVAYVRGEENLAGWRPRSDSLILDHQWELEKLSLLQEVEKTRHYLLLREKLETTQRLGMETLSPCSSEDSESRSTSCISSPLSADGAPESRTSPPETPSERQKELAVKCLRLLTHTFNREYSHSHVCISASESKLSEMSVTLMRDPSMPALGVTTLTPSSTCPSLVEGCYNAMEVRPPQVSSRAESPELEPVVEGEQKKSPARRPEEEKEPQRLLVPDIQEIRVSPIVSKKGYLHFLEPHTNGWVKRFVVVRRPYVYIYNTDKDAVERAILNLSKAQVEYSEDQQAMLKTPNTFAVCTEHRGILLQASSDKDMHDWLYAFNPLLAGSIRSKLSRRRTAQMRI; encoded by the exons ATGGCGGGAGCGTCCGTGAAGGTGGCAGTGCGCGTCCGGCCCTTCAACTCCCGGGAGATGAGCCGGGAGTCCAAGTGCATCATCCAGATGTCAGGAAGCACCACCA CTATCCTGAacccaaaacagcccaaagAGACACCAAAAAGCTTCAGCTTTGACTATTCCTACTGGTCCCACACTACG CCTGCAGACATCAACTATGCATCCCAGAAGCAAGTGTACCGGGACATTGGCGAGGAGATGCTGCAGCATGCCTTTGAAGGCTACAACGTGTGCATCTTCGCCTACGGGCAGACAGGAGCTGGCAAATCCTACACCATGATGGGCAAGCAGGAGAAGGACCAGCAAGGCATCATCCCACAG CTGTGCGAGGACCTCTTCTCCCGCATCAACGACACCACCAACGACAACATGTCCTATTCTGTGGAG GTGAGCTACATGGAGATCTACTGTGAGCGCGTGAGGGACCTGCTGAACCCCAAGAACAAGGGGAACCTGCGGGTGAGGGAGCACCCCCTTATGGGTCCGTATGTTGAGGACCTTTCCAAGCTGGCTGTGACCTCCTACAATGACATCCAGGACCTTATGGACTCTGGAAACAAAGCCCG cacagtggcTGCTACCAACATGAATGAGACCAGCAGCCGCTCCCACGCCGTGTTCAACATCATCTTCACGCAGAAGCGGCACGACGCCGAGACAGACATCACCACTGAGAAG GTCAGCAAAATCAGCTTGGTGGACCTGGCTGGGAGTGAGCGAGCTGATTCCACAGGTGCCAAGGGCACAAGGCTAAAG GAAGGAGCAAACATCAACAAGTCCTTGACCACTCTGGGGAAAGTCATCTCTGCCCTGGCAGAAATG GACTCAGGGCCCAACAAG aacaagaagaagaagaagacagATTTCATCCCGTACCGAGACTCGGTGCTGACCTGGCTGCTGCGGGAGAACCTGG GAGGCAACTCCAGAACTGCCATGGTGGCTGCTCTCAGTCCTGCTGACATCAACTACGATGAGACCCTCAGCACCCTCAG GTATGCCGACCGTGCCAAGCAGATCCGCTGCAATGCTGTCATCAATGAGGACCCCAACAACAAGCTCATCCGGGAGCTGAAGGACGAGGTGGCACGCCTGCGTGACCTTCTCTACGCCCAGGGCCTCGGGGACATCATTGACA CCCATCCTGCTGCGGGAGGATCCAAAT TGACCAATGCCATCGCTGGGATCAGCCcttcttcctccctctctgCCTTGTCCAGCCGTGCTGCCTCTGTGGCCAGCCTCCACGAGCGCATCATGTTTGCTCCAGGCAGCGAAGAGGCAATTGAAAGGCTCAAG GAAACAGAGAAGATCATTGCAGAGCTGAACGAGACGTGGGAGGAGAAGCTGCGCAGGACAGAAGCGATACGGATGGAGAG AGAAGCGTTGCTGGCCGAAATGGGGGTGGCCATGAGGGAGGATGGAGGCACCTTGGGTGTATTTTCTCCTAAAAAG ACACCACACTTGGTCAACCTCAATGAGGATCCGCTCATGTCCGAGTGTCTGCTCTACTACATCAAGGATGGGATAACAAG GGTTGGCCGGGAAGATGCTGAGAAGAGGCAGGACATCGTTCTCAGCGGGCACTTCATTAAAGAGGAGCACTGCCTGTTCCGCAGCGACACCAAATCTGGTGGTGAAG TGATAGTGACCCTGGAGCCCTGTGAAGGCGCTGACACCTACGTGAATGGCAAAAAGGTGACGGAGCCCAGCGTCCTGCGCTCAG GAAACCGCATCATCATGGGCAAGAGCCACGTCTTCCGCTTCAACCACCCCGAGCAGGCTCGGCAGGAGCGCGAGCGGACGCCGTGCGCCGAGACCCCCGCCGAGCCCGTGGACTgggcctttgcccagagagagctgctggagaagcaaGGCATCGACATGAAGCAGGAGATGGAGCAGCG tctccaggagctggaggacCAGTACCGGAGAGAGCGGGAAGAGGCAAATTACCTTCTGGAACAGCAGAGACTG GACTATGAGAGCAAACTGGAGGCACTGCAGAAGCAGATGGATTCTAGGTATTACCCTGAGGcaaatgaggaggaggaagaaccTGAGGATGAAG TGCAGTGGACCGAGCGGGAATTCGAGCTCGCCCTCTGGGCCTTTAGGAAGTGGAAGTGGTACCAGTTCACCTCCCTCCGTGACCTGCTCTGGGGCAACGCTATCTTCCTCAAGGAAGCCAATGCCATCAGCGTGGAGCTGAAAAAGAAG GTCCAGTTCCAGTTTGTGCTCCTCACGGACACGCTGTACTCGCCTCTCCCTCCCGACCTGCTGCCTCCCGATGCTGCCAAGGACCGGGAGAAGCGGCCGTTCCCGCGCACCATCGTGGCTGTGGAGGTGCAGGACCAGAAGAACGGGGCAACGCATTACTGGACCCTGGAGAAGCTGAG gcagcgCCTGGACCTGATGCGCGAGATGTACGACCGAGCAGCAGAGGTGCCTTCCAGCGTCATCGAGGACTGTGACAATGTGGTGACTGGCGGAGACCCTTTCTACGACCGCTTTCCCTGGTTCAGGCTGGTGGGCAG GGCCTTTGTCTACCTGAGCAACCTCCTGTACCCCGTGCCCCTGGTGCACCGCGTGGCCATCGTCAGCGAGAAGGGCGAGGTGAAGGGCTTCCTGCGCGTGGCTGTCCAGGCCATCTCAG CGGATGAAGAAGCCCCTGACTATGGCTCTGGTGTGCGGCAGTCGGGGACGGCCAAGATCTCCTTTGACGACCAGCACTTTGAGAAG TTCCAGTCAGAGTCGTGCCCAGCTGTGGGGATGTCTCGCTCGGGGACCTCTCAGGAGGAGCTGCGCATCGTGGAGGGCCAGGGCCAGGTCAGCGACGTGGGTCCGTCCGCCGATGAAGTCAACAACAACACCTGTGCAG TGACCCCAGAGGATCTTCTGGACAGCCCAGAGAAGCCTGCAGCAGACGGGCCACTGGAGGTGGCTTTGGACCACCTGAAGCTGGGCAGCATCTTCACTTTCCGAGTGACAGTCCTGCAAGCCTCCAGCATCTCTGCAGAATACGCTGACATCTTCTGCCAGTTCAA ctTCATCCATCGCCATGATGAGGCCTTTTCAACAGAACCCTTGAAGAACACAGGACGGGGGCCACCCCTGGGCTTCTACCACGTCCAGAAT ATCGCTGTGGAGGTGACAAAATCTTTCATCGAGTACATCAAGAGCCAGCCAATTGTGTTCGAGGTGTTTGGCCATTACCAGCAGCACCCCTTCCCACCTCTCTGCAAGGATGTCCTGAG cccactgaggccatcccgaCGCCACTTCCCTCGTGTGATGCCACTGTCCAAACCAG TGCCTGCGACAAAGCTGAGCACCATGACCCGGCCCAGTGCTGGCCCCTGCCAGTGCAAGTATGACCTGATGGTCTTCTTTGAGATCTGTGAGCTGGAGGCCAATGGAGA CTACATCCCTGCTGTTGTGGACCACCGTGGGGGCATGCCATGCCATGGGACATTCCTCCTTCATCAG GGCATCCAGAGGAGAATCAGTGTCACCTTGGTGCATGAAACGGGCAGCCTCATCCGCTGGAAGGAAGTGCGGGAGCTGGTTGTGG GTCGAATCCGGAACACGCCAGAGGCAGACGAGTCACTCATCGACCCCAACATTCTGTCCCTGAACATCCTCTCCTCCGGCTACATCCACCCCTCCCAGGACGACCG gACTTTCTACCAGTTTGAGGCGGCGTGGGATAGCTCCATGCACAACTCGCTGCTGCTCAACCGTGTCACCCCTTACCGGGAGAAGATCTACATCACCCTGTCAGCTTACATCGAG ATGGAGAACTGCACTCAGCCCGCCGTCATCACCAAAGACTTCTGCATGGTTTTCTACTCCCGGGATGCCAAACTTCCTGCCTCGCGCTCCATCCGCAATCTTTTTGGCAGCGGCAGCCTGCGGGCTTCTGAGAG CAACCGCGTGACAGGAGTCTACGAGCTCAGCCTCTGCCGCGTGGCTGATGCCGGCAGCCCAG GCATGCAGAGAAGGCGCCGGCGTGTGCTGGACACCTCAGTAGCCTACGTCCGGGGAGAGGAGAACCTGGCTGGCTGGCGGCCTCGCAGTGACAGCCTCATCCTTGACCATCAGTGGGAGCTGGAGAAACTCAGCCTTCTGCAAGAA GTGGAGAAGACAAGACACTACCTGTTACTGCGCGAGAAGCTGGAGACCACCCAGCGCCTGGGCATGGAGACCCTGTCCCCCTGCTCCAGTGAGGATTCTGAGTCCCGAAGCACATCCTGCATCTCTTCCCCACTCTCTGCTGATGGAGCACCTGAAAGCCGCACCTCtccccctgagacccccagcGAGAGGCAGAAGGAGCTGGCTGTGAAG TGTTTGCGCCTGCTCACACACACCTTCAACAGGGAGTACAGCCACAGCCACGTCTGCATCAGCGCCAGCGAGAGCAAG CTGTCTGAAATGTCCGTGACCTTGATGAGAGACCCTTCCATGCCAGCTCTTGGGGTCACCACTCTCACCCCCTCCTCGACCTGCCCCTCACTGGTGGAAGGATGTTACAATGCCATGGAGGTCAG acccccccaggTTTCCTCCAGGGCAGAGAGCCCCGAACTGGAGCCTGTGGTAGAAGGAGAGCAGAAGAAGTCCCCAGCCCGCCGGcctgaggaggagaaggagccccaGCGGTTGCTGGTGCCCGACATCCAGGAGATTCGAGTCAG TCCCATCGTCTCCAAAAAGGGCTACCTGCACTTCCTGGAGCCTCACACCAACGGATGGGTGAAACGCTTCGTGGTGGTCCGGCGTCCCTACGTCTACATCTACAACACGGACAAGGACGCGGTCGAGAGGGCCATCCTCAACCTCTCCAAGGCGCAGGTGGAGTACAGCGAGGACCAGCAGGCCATGCTCAAG ACCCCGAACACATTTGCGGTGTGCACGGAGCACCggggcatcctgctgcaggcGAGCAGTGACAAAGACATGCACGACTGGCTCTATGCTTTCAACCCTCTCCTGGCTGGATCCATAAG ATCCAAGCTGTCAAGAAGGAGAACAGCCCAGATGAGAATCTAA